The Deltaproteobacteria bacterium sequence CGGAGTTGTCGCAGAAGGGGGTACTCTTCTCCGGCACAGGACGTGGAGCCACAGTTAAGTCGCGAGCGGCCAAGGTCTCTCGCGCACATGGCAACGAAGCGTCAAAAAAGACACGGCAGAGGCGTGTTGGCTTTGCCGTAGAAGCCTTACCCCTTTAGGGGGAGGTAGATCACCATCATGCTGCTACCAACGACCGTAGCGAAACTCTGCGATTTACCGCGCGAACTTGGGGTAATGGGGCCAGCATCATAAGTAGTGTCGTACCAGAGCGGGGCATCGGCATAAAATCGCGAGGCATCTGAATTTGTGATCACAGCTGTCCAGCCGCCTCCCTCAGTCGTCATATCGCAATAGACTGTAAATGCGGCCGATCCTCCAGCTCCATCAGGGTCTATGGTGTAAACCCCATCACCTGTATCACCGGTATAGGTGTAAAGCCCCGATCCGCTGCGGTAAGCGTTGCAACTGATCGCGTAGGTGCCGTCGCTCCAATTGCGCGACGTACCATTGATGACGATTGGGATGCTGTTCCAGTAGCATGTGGAGCTACCATCGGTAACTCGCACCCAGCTACTGCTGGCACCTTTGCAAATACATTGAGTGTAGGACGAGGTGATGGCAAGAGCGCCGTCATGGGCATTATCGCAGGAATAAGGCGCCGAGGCGTTTTTTGCCATCCGCATGGTGCCGGCTACGTCAAGTGTAGCAACGGGTGTCACTGTACCAATACCGACGTTGCCGAGTAGATTCAAGCCTGCCGTGTTACCAAGTTGTAACTGCTTCGTAGTTACTCCGTCCGTGGCAATGGCGTCTATGGCTAGACCATTCGGACTGATGCGAATAATCGGGTTTGTGGTATTTGAAGTAAGAGCCGCAGAGTCACCGATCCAAAGCTGCCGGTTACTGGTCCGATTGACACCAGCCAGGAATGCAATACCACTCGTTGATGTGTTGGCGGCCGCATAGAACTCCTGACCTGACAGGATCAAACGCGGGTTTGCTTGAACCGTGTCATAGAGTTCAAGCTTCGCAGCTGGCGCCGTCGTCCCAATGCCCGAGGTTGGGGCGACTGGCCATACTCGGCGGTAGTTGCGGTTGCGGCGCTGCTTATGGCCAATGGTGGTCAGCGTGATCATTGGGCCTGTCGCCTCAAGCTGGATTGGGACGTCCCTATGGGGATTGAGTCGAGTTTTTTGGCTCGGTGATAACCCACACCGACTATTTTTATCCGAGTCTCGTGGCTACGGGTATAAGTGACGGCGTTAATGATGCACCAGGACTTCAAATCTGACCTAACTTTTTGCCACTATTTTTCGTTTTTTTCACCAAGCTCAATAAGGTCCGTGGCCCGGATCTCCAGACTGGTAGTTTGTGATGTTGGTGGCGATGTCATGTGCTGTCGGTGATCTTCACCGGCATGATGGTCTCGATTGGGATCATCTTTCCTGCCTTACACTTTTGACACTCGTCACTGGTGATCGGTGAGGCGGTGGCAAACTCAGCGACCATCTCGGCGACAGATTTTGTGCCCTTGTCATGACTTTCGGGTAATAGCTTGCGTGCTGCTGCTAGCGCTGTTTTCTTGCGTGATGACCCCAGGATTCCGTAGTGGCGAATACGCATGAATCCCCGCGGTACTACATGCAAAAGAAATCTCCTCATGAATTCCACCGTCGGCAGAGTCATCTCGGTAGATGCGGATTTTCCCTCCTTCTCCGCTTGGCGGTCGCGGATTTTAAAACGCACCGTCTTCTCATCAAACTCAAGCAGCCTATGATTGGCAAAGGCTATGCGGTGTGTATAGCCGCCCAGGTATTTGAGGACGTGCATTGGGTTTTGAAATGGCTTTTTGGCGTACACATTCCAATCTTGCTTGAATGTGGTGTCGAGCAGGTCTTGAAAAGCAGGGCGGTTAGCGAGATGCTCGTTGATATCAAGAAATGTCAGTGGTCCCTTACTGTAGGCGCGACGGATCATCTTGATAAATTTTGCTCGAAAAACACTGCCTAAAGCTCTGACGTTAAGAAAGAATTTTTCTTCCGTGTGGACCCACCTGCTGTCACCGTCAGCTAAGCCACCGCCTGGTATCACCATGTGAATATGAGGATGTAAACTCAGGTTTTGACCCCACGTGTGCAGCACTGCAATCATCCCTGGCTCAGCTTGATACTTGCGTCTAAACACCTCCTTAAGCGTTGCGGACGACGCCCTGAAAAGAATGTCATAAATAGTTCTTTTATTCGTCAGTATCAGTTCGTTAAATTCATGAGGTATCGTGAAAACCACATGGTAATAACAAACCGGCAAAAGATCCGCAGCCCTCTCCTCGATCCATTCACGCTTCGCTGCAAATTGACACTTGATACAGTGCCGGTTGCGACACGAGTTATAGGATTGCTCTCGGTTATCGCACCGGTTGCATTCGTAAATATGACCACCCAAGGCAGCCGTACGGCACTCAGTGATGGCTTTGACCACTTTTTGTTTTTGCCAGGA is a genomic window containing:
- a CDS encoding IS91 family transposase, with product MSLVLSTICSQVGKSKVEKPKLDMADIFRFHRHKLGILSWQKQKVVKAITECRTAALGGHIYECNRCDNREQSYNSCRNRHCIKCQFAAKREWIEERAADLLPVCYYHVVFTIPHEFNELILTNKRTIYDILFRASSATLKEVFRRKYQAEPGMIAVLHTWGQNLSLHPHIHMVIPGGGLADGDSRWVHTEEKFFLNVRALGSVFRAKFIKMIRRAYSKGPLTFLDINEHLANRPAFQDLLDTTFKQDWNVYAKKPFQNPMHVLKYLGGYTHRIAFANHRLLEFDEKTVRFKIRDRQAEKEGKSASTEMTLPTVEFMRRFLLHVVPRGFMRIRHYGILGSSRKKTALAAARKLLPESHDKGTKSVAEMVAEFATASPITSDECQKCKAGKMIPIETIMPVKITDST